A portion of the Acidobacteriaceae bacterium genome contains these proteins:
- a CDS encoding glycosyltransferase family 2 protein, with translation MADKKTISIITPCFNEEGNVLNLYNQVRDVMTQLNDRYDYEHIFIDNASRDNTVAILRLIAAEDPNVKIIRNSRNFGHIRSPIHGLFQARGDAMIGIVADLQDPPPMILDLVREWENGAYCVIGIKRTSEEASLMFWLRKQYYRLAERLSSIETIQNYTGFGLYDRKVVDLVRSFDDPYPYFRGLIAEIGLPTVKLLYDQPARKFGVTKNNWYTLYDIGMLGIINQSKVPLRLATFAGFFGAVLSFLIAFGYLAAKLIFWNTFTVGVAPMIIGVFLMLSIVLICLGIMGEYVGAIYTQLQHRPYAVELFRENFDHGFGPARSAPVTLNGLTAGNPLTTPTTK, from the coding sequence GTGGCAGACAAGAAGACTATCTCCATCATCACGCCCTGTTTCAACGAGGAAGGCAACGTCCTGAACCTCTATAACCAGGTTCGCGACGTGATGACCCAGCTCAATGATCGCTACGACTACGAGCACATCTTCATCGACAACGCCTCGCGCGACAACACCGTCGCCATCCTGCGCCTGATCGCAGCCGAGGACCCCAACGTGAAGATCATTCGCAACTCGCGCAACTTCGGCCACATCCGTTCGCCCATCCACGGCCTCTTCCAGGCCCGTGGCGACGCCATGATCGGCATCGTCGCCGATCTGCAGGACCCGCCGCCCATGATTCTCGACCTCGTCCGCGAGTGGGAGAACGGAGCGTACTGCGTCATCGGCATCAAACGCACCAGTGAAGAAGCCTCGCTCATGTTCTGGCTCCGCAAGCAGTACTACCGGCTCGCCGAGCGTCTCTCCTCTATCGAAACCATCCAGAACTACACCGGCTTTGGCCTCTACGACCGCAAGGTCGTCGATCTCGTGCGCTCCTTCGACGACCCCTACCCGTACTTCCGCGGTCTCATCGCCGAAATCGGCCTGCCCACCGTCAAGCTGCTCTACGACCAGCCCGCCCGCAAGTTCGGCGTCACCAAGAACAACTGGTACACGCTCTACGACATCGGCATGCTCGGCATCATCAACCAGTCGAAGGTACCGCTGCGTCTCGCCACCTTCGCCGGCTTCTTCGGTGCGGTCCTCTCGTTCCTCATCGCCTTCGGCTACCTCGCCGCCAAGCTCATCTTTTGGAACACCTTCACCGTCGGCGTCGCGCCCATGATCATCGGTGTCTTCCTCATGCTTTCCATCGTGCTCATCTGCCTCGGCATCATGGGTGAGTACGTCGGCGCCATCTACACCCAGTTGCAGCACCGCCCCTACGCAGTTGAGCTCTTCCGCGAAAACTTTGACCACGGCTTCGGCCCCGCCCGATCCGCCCCCGTCACCCTGAACGGCCTCACCGCAGGCAATCCCCTCACAACACCCACCACCAAATAG